Proteins from a single region of Geothrix sp. PMB-07:
- a CDS encoding flagellar basal body P-ring protein FlgI, whose protein sequence is MRFAALFLAALTLCGADLAKTDKKIESKLRDVARLQGVRGNQLLGYGVVVGLDGTGDKDQTKFTVQSLTNLMSRQGLTVNPTTVKVKNVAAVMVTAELPPFARAGSRLDVTVSSTGDAKSLAGGTLLMTAMQGPDGQTYAVAQGPLLVGGFSASAGGASVTKNHPTVGRVPDGGIIEREVGGDFNARATLRYSLMEEDFTTAIRVVHTINEELGEKVARPLDARTVELTIPKEFQGRAVELVARLENLNVQLQPKARVVVNERTGTVILGSDVRIGAVSIVQGGLSIMVSSTPLVSQPAPFSQGKTVQATKKDVTAVEDKPKTVTVEPGVSVGKLAEMLNGMGVSPRDLVAILQAIKEAGALQAELRVL, encoded by the coding sequence ATGCGCTTCGCAGCTCTCTTCCTGGCGGCCCTCACCCTTTGCGGGGCGGATCTCGCCAAGACGGACAAGAAGATCGAATCCAAGCTCCGGGATGTGGCCCGGCTCCAGGGCGTGCGCGGCAACCAGTTGCTGGGCTATGGCGTGGTGGTGGGTTTGGATGGCACTGGCGACAAGGACCAGACGAAGTTCACGGTGCAGTCGCTCACGAATCTCATGTCCCGCCAGGGGCTGACGGTGAACCCCACCACTGTGAAGGTGAAGAACGTGGCGGCGGTCATGGTCACGGCGGAATTGCCACCCTTCGCCCGGGCCGGTTCGCGCCTGGATGTCACGGTTTCCAGCACTGGCGATGCGAAATCTCTGGCAGGTGGCACCCTGCTCATGACCGCCATGCAAGGGCCCGATGGGCAGACCTATGCCGTGGCGCAGGGGCCCCTGCTGGTCGGTGGCTTCAGTGCCTCGGCTGGCGGCGCCTCGGTGACGAAGAACCATCCCACCGTGGGCCGGGTGCCCGACGGCGGCATCATCGAACGCGAGGTGGGTGGCGACTTCAATGCCCGTGCCACCCTGCGCTACAGCCTGATGGAAGAAGACTTCACCACCGCCATCCGGGTGGTCCACACCATCAATGAGGAACTGGGCGAAAAGGTGGCCAGGCCCTTGGACGCGCGCACGGTTGAACTGACCATCCCCAAGGAATTCCAAGGCCGAGCCGTGGAGCTGGTGGCACGGCTGGAGAATCTGAATGTGCAGCTGCAGCCCAAGGCCCGGGTGGTGGTGAACGAACGCACGGGCACCGTGATCCTTGGCTCAGACGTGCGCATCGGTGCCGTTAGCATCGTCCAGGGGGGGCTGAGCATCATGGTGAGTTCTACCCCTCTGGTGAGCCAACCTGCGCCCTTCAGCCAGGGCAAGACGGTCCAGGCCACCAAGAAGGATGTGACCGCGGTGGAGGACAAGCCCAAGACCGTGACCGTTGAACCCGGTGTAAGCGTGGGCAAGCTGGCCGAAATGCTGAATGGCATGGGTGTGAGCCCGCGGGATCTGGTGGCCATTCTGCAGGCCATCAAGGAAGCCGGCGCGCTCCAGGCTGAACTGAGGGTGCTGTGA
- the flgM gene encoding flagellar biosynthesis anti-sigma factor FlgM codes for MRISSKSSGVGSAQGVAGAKASGVSSSAPVAASAATDAMDAVQVSSAARLVAVAQEALAVVPDVRMEKVEAIKSQLDTDSYNPDGEAVAEGLIKEHLASGRHS; via the coding sequence ATGCGCATCAGCAGTAAATCGAGCGGTGTGGGCAGTGCCCAGGGGGTGGCGGGTGCCAAGGCATCCGGCGTTTCCTCGTCAGCCCCTGTCGCCGCATCCGCTGCGACGGATGCGATGGATGCAGTCCAGGTTTCTTCCGCCGCCCGGCTTGTCGCTGTGGCCCAGGAGGCCTTGGCCGTGGTGCCGGACGTCCGGATGGAGAAGGTGGAAGCCATCAAGAGCCAGCTCGATACTGATTCCTATAACCCCGATGGAGAGGCTGTGGCCGAAGGGCTCATCAAGGAACATTTGGCGTCAGGACGCCATTCCTAG
- the flgK gene encoding flagellar hook-associated protein FlgK: protein MPGLNASLYIGLSGMQAQQAALGVVGHNIANVNTPGYTRQRADMSANQSMMQGNVYFGSGVSLNTVTGIRDRFLDLQIYRETAKGAGASERYSGVDAIASSVGDTGTTGISAQIQDFFQSFQSLAAHPEDPSLRTNVVGKAQTMVTGLQSRYSLLDAQRNIADQAVGSLVTAVNTLTSQIANLNQQITTETVPGSNNDARDQRKALTDKLAELVGINVFEGSKGEYQITLDTGAAVLVSGGRSYNLQTTPGGAALDNHLRVNSVMGGSLVDVTAGIKDGQLGAKLDLRDNILVGFQRQLDQIAAGVARQVNQLHRTGYAADGVTTGNDFFQGGVANGGTGLPTTVSAATFYKGMVNALSVNAAIVGNPSLIAAASAAGVKGDNSRANAIGNLQAATATVDTNGDGVPDAGPFSNVVGSLISDVGTQSQTYRAQTDTQQNLVSALQTQRDSVSGVDLNEEAANMMNLQRGYQASARFLSVINQLTDQLVNQFGK from the coding sequence ATGCCTGGCCTCAATGCAAGTCTCTACATCGGCCTTTCCGGGATGCAGGCCCAGCAGGCCGCGCTGGGGGTGGTGGGTCATAACATCGCGAACGTGAATACCCCGGGGTACACACGGCAACGGGCGGACATGTCGGCGAATCAATCCATGATGCAAGGAAACGTGTACTTCGGATCGGGCGTGTCGTTGAACACGGTCACGGGCATCCGGGACCGCTTCCTGGACCTGCAGATCTACCGGGAGACTGCCAAGGGGGCTGGAGCTTCAGAACGCTATTCAGGGGTGGATGCCATCGCCTCCAGTGTTGGAGACACTGGAACCACAGGCATTTCTGCGCAGATCCAGGATTTTTTCCAGAGCTTCCAATCGCTTGCTGCCCACCCGGAAGATCCCTCCCTCCGCACGAACGTGGTCGGCAAGGCTCAGACCATGGTCACGGGCTTGCAGTCGCGCTACAGCCTGCTTGATGCGCAGCGCAATATCGCAGATCAGGCGGTGGGAAGCCTCGTGACTGCGGTGAATACCCTCACCAGCCAGATCGCCAACTTGAACCAGCAGATCACAACAGAAACCGTGCCCGGTTCCAATAACGATGCCCGGGATCAGCGGAAGGCGCTGACCGATAAGCTCGCCGAGTTGGTGGGCATCAACGTGTTTGAAGGCTCCAAGGGGGAATACCAGATCACGCTGGACACGGGTGCGGCGGTTCTGGTGAGCGGGGGCAGATCCTACAACCTCCAGACTACGCCTGGCGGGGCGGCTCTGGACAACCATCTCCGGGTCAACTCAGTCATGGGCGGGAGCTTGGTCGACGTCACCGCCGGGATCAAGGACGGCCAGTTGGGTGCCAAGCTCGATTTGCGAGACAACATCCTGGTGGGCTTCCAGCGACAGCTCGATCAAATCGCGGCCGGCGTGGCGCGGCAGGTGAACCAACTGCACCGAACCGGCTATGCCGCCGATGGTGTCACCACTGGCAACGACTTCTTCCAGGGGGGCGTGGCCAATGGCGGGACGGGGCTTCCTACCACGGTCTCCGCAGCCACTTTCTACAAAGGCATGGTGAATGCGCTCTCAGTGAATGCAGCCATCGTGGGGAACCCTTCGCTCATCGCCGCCGCCTCTGCGGCCGGAGTTAAGGGTGACAACTCCCGGGCGAACGCCATTGGAAACCTTCAGGCTGCCACTGCCACGGTGGATACCAACGGAGACGGCGTGCCGGATGCCGGCCCCTTCAGCAATGTGGTGGGCAGCCTCATCAGTGATGTTGGCACCCAGTCCCAGACCTACCGTGCCCAGACGGACACTCAGCAGAACCTGGTTTCGGCGCTCCAAACCCAGCGCGACAGCGTTTCGGGGGTGGACCTGAACGAGGAGGCCGCAAACATGATGAACCTCCAGCGGGGGTACCAGGCCTCCGCGCGTTTTCTCAGCGTCATCAATCAGCTCACCGATCAGCTGGTGAATCAATTCGGCAAATAA
- a CDS encoding rod-binding protein: protein MITQGLPTLNPVAQAQGAQALPDADEKTEKAARQFEGLLMGLLFQTMRKTVQPSGLFGDSGQSRSTYEYLMDQAVVDRAVTTGHGWGLADRLKAAWTQAEKSGHEKELPRG from the coding sequence GTGATTACCCAGGGGTTGCCGACGTTGAATCCGGTGGCTCAGGCCCAAGGGGCCCAGGCGCTGCCAGATGCCGACGAGAAAACGGAGAAGGCGGCTCGGCAGTTCGAGGGCCTGCTCATGGGCCTCCTCTTCCAAACCATGCGGAAGACGGTGCAGCCCTCGGGGCTCTTTGGGGACTCCGGCCAATCCCGATCTACGTACGAGTACCTCATGGATCAAGCCGTGGTCGACCGGGCGGTAACTACCGGCCATGGCTGGGGTTTAGCTGATCGACTGAAAGCTGCATGGACCCAGGCTGAAAAAAGCGGCCATGAAAAAGAACTCCCAAGGGGTTGA